actCCTCAATATCCACAGGGAGAATTACAATTGGCTTATATGGTGATGTTGTGCCGAAGACTGTAGGTAATAGAGTGATCTTGTTACTTTGTGAAAATCTTACATGTTTATCCGCctgcttttatttttttgactCTACCATTTTTGTTCCTGAaaagttcatttttttgtgCAGAGAATTTCAGGGCACTGTGTACAGGTAATAAAGATTATCGTTACTTTTGATTATGAGGTTCCCTCTTACAATCTTCTTCGCAAACATCATTCTTTCTTGAATCAGGGGAGGTCGGCAAAGCTAAAAACGGTAAAGTTCTGCACTATAAAGGAACTCCATTTCACCGTATCATACCAGGGTTCATGATTCAAGGCGGAGACATCGTCTCTGGGGATGGAAAAGGGAATCAATCTATATATGGTGGCACGTTCCGTGATGAGAATTTCAAGCTGAAGCATTCTCACGCAGGTCTAATGACGACCTCTTTTTATGCATCTCAAACATACGCCCTCACTGTCGTGCAAACTGACTCATCCATTTCATTGGTCTCGTTTTTATGCAGGCATCGTGGCCATGGTGAATTCAGGGCCTGATTCTAATGGATCGCAGTTTTTCATCACAACGGTCAAGGCTTACTGGTAAGGCGTCGTAACCATTCATTGATAGTTCGTTACAACCATGCAATACTTAGTATGGAAAGTGTTCACATTTGTATGGGATTATGAAGGTTGGATGGAGAGCACGTTGTGTTTGGGAAAGTGGTTGACGGGATGGACACGGTGTATGCCATCGAGGGCAGTGCGGGAACCTACAGCGGGAAGCCGAGGAAGAAGGTAATTATATCAGATTCTGGGGAAATTCCAAAGAGCGAATGGGATGAGGAAAGTAGAATTTCAGTAACATAAGATATTTTTTCCTAAGTTTTTGGACTGGTTTCATTAGTATTATTCAACCTGcctttttatacatatatattatggTGCACTTGCATCGGAAACTGCTCTGCAACGACTGAGTTTATTACAAAGAGAGAACTCTCCTCCTTGAATTTTTTGAGTGGTTGAATAGGTTGTGTCTTAGAATCTCTAGTCTAGTTTGGTGGTGGTTTTATATGGGTCGGCCCAATGGTCTATGTATTCGGGGGGAACCAAATTGGATTGGGCCCAAATTCATGGCCCAACCATCttcaaaattatactcctactcTAATTGCTCAATCTCGTATGCtagtatttttattgcatCATCGAATGCTACGGAGACAAGATGGATTTTGACATCCTAAACTGCCTCATTAGTCTCTAACGTTTTGGATTGTGATACCGTGTACCTTTAATATGTCCCCAACGTTTAATATAATCACGAATGATGTTTTTTCGGACTAAAACACCCTTAAGGGCATTTTTGTCACTCCATTATACTGCtaatatatgatttttgccacattttttttggcaatttattatgtaatttctTAATAAGTTCTGATACTTCacacttaattaaaattttgtcatcGTTTagattttctaatttttttatagtaatatatagatttatcattaattaatataaaaataataaaatgagaccaTTTCTTCCTTATAAAACTCAGTATTTTTCCTTGTTTCTATTTTCcctcatttttctttgttttttacggatcaattttatttattatgaaaatatccCAATTTTAcggtattaatttataaatttacattttctttatttcaaatactattattaattaaaaaaaattcttctaAGGACTAAATAGCTAATATTACAtggttgaatatttttaaaatattgctcATGTTCCAATTTTATCATGAGTGGCAAGAAactatgcaaatttatatCCAAAGATTGAAAGTTCATAATATGATGTTAAAATTTTCAGTTTgagctaaattaaaattctcaataaattatcaatcataaaaatcGCCTTAAAGTTAGGCTTAGAGTAATAAATTAGTTCGatgatatataatgaaataatatgtATGTCAATGTTTTCAAGAAAATCATTACTGTATcacttaattaaatgtgaaatattttttattgcataaatAACTTCACTTTTCCTACATGATTGTTGCCACTAACTAGAAATAAAGGGatataagaaatttttttatgtgcaGATAATGACAAAACTTTAATCACGTATGAAGCATTAGAATTTATTAGGAAATTACATAAGAAGTTGCTgataaaaatgtgacaaaattcaTATATCAGCGTACTTAGGAATTGCCAAATGCCCTTTAAGCCATTTGAGCATTTTCATCCTAAAAGTGGCTAAAAACATTGTATTTGTGATTATATTAAACGTTAGGATTATCTGATgcttatttttctaatatgGATCTGTAGAATCATAATCTAAATAATTAGGGACTAATCAGAGAGTTCACTCGTGAAATAGTATGAAAATACATAAATCTCGTGTGTTTCCGTGCAACTAATGTTGAGAACATGGATGCAAAGTATATGAAATTAGATGTGTGTTGAGAACATGGATGCAAagtatatgaaattaaatatttattctacATCTCTTGAGTTTGCCGAGGCAAATACataaattcttgaaatattttagaataaatgGAGAAAAGAAACCGATTTATTGAATTACTATATCCCGAAGTCTATGCTGTATCATTAGATagtaaaatatactttttGTTCCTAGTTATATTTGTCTTTACCTATGGGCGGTTTATTTTGATGCTTGATAAACCATCCTCTTGCAAGCATAAGTTTATTTCTTCCTTTATTGATTACCTTCACTTTTTTACTTGTAGGTGAGATTTGAAATCTACCATTCCGAGTTGTGACCGGTAAGTGGGATTCAAATCTCacaatttcatcatccgaattGCGAAACATATGGTTTTGCAtttagtttattcaatcaTATCGTAATTATGAACTAGGATAATATAGcgtaaaagaaaatactactccatttttaataaatactagtatcacACGTGAGATGCatgacccatttttttttttttaaaacttattttatactggaaaatgattttataaatacataaattcataaaaatatcatgaaatctgaaatcataaataataaaataaaaaataattattacaaaatataaaatcacttatcatttaaatcacttttatACCATAGCAATTTATTGTACCAATAAAACTCATATAAccaaataagtttataaactaaaaattgca
The nucleotide sequence above comes from Salvia hispanica cultivar TCC Black 2014 chromosome 5, UniMelb_Shisp_WGS_1.0, whole genome shotgun sequence. Encoded proteins:
- the LOC125190939 gene encoding peptidyl-prolyl cis-trans isomerase CYP21-1-like, with product MGRGISALFQPKNVLIFFAALLLIFLAYSFSKEGVEEVEELYEITHRVFMDVDIDKQRIGRITIGLYGDVVPKTVENFRALCTGEVGKAKNGKVLHYKGTPFHRIIPGFMIQGGDIVSGDGKGNQSIYGGTFRDENFKLKHSHAGIVAMVNSGPDSNGSQFFITTVKAYWLDGEHVVFGKVVDGMDTVYAIEGSAGTYSGKPRKKVIISDSGEIPKSEWDEESRISVT